GGCAACTTGGTCTCTTCCATTTCATTGGTCAGTCTGGCATTGCAGATTGGTAATATTACAACATAAATCCATTTTGGAGTCCAAGTTAAAATACTGGGGTAAAGAAATTTCCAAAAGATGTGTAAAGAAATTAAGGTTGATTATCATGGATGTAGAATATTTCTGTTTCTGGCCTGTAAGCTGGCAATTTTCTTAAGCTTCACAAATGAGCATTTGCTAGTTGGGCATAAAGATCTGTGTTGTATTTCCAGTGCTAGGATTATTAGGAAAAGTGCTTTTCACTGTGTAGACTACAAAAGTGGCTCTAAATGAGTAGTCTGGAGAATGCAGCTTCCAAGTTAAAGAAATTAACATTGTCGTAAAAACTGAACTGTTGCTGTAAAGATGAAGTTCAGTATGAGCTGTGTGGAACGGCTTACGTGTGCGTATTGTGTAAGAGCTTGTTCCTTTTGTTGGCTACTTTGTCTTTTAATTGCTCAACTGTCTTGTCTTTGAcgcatttaaaaatagaaacagatcTGATTGGGTGCATCATAAGTTGATGCAGGCTTTCTCCCAGATCCAGCCCTTTCAGCAATGACCTTTGACATTTAGGAGGGGTATGCTTACTTGGTGTTAAAAGGTCACTTTTATTGCATGTGATATGGGATTGTATTTTATTCTTGCAACGCTAGATGAATAAATGCTAGGTTGGTGTTAGGATTCTTGACTTGTAACACATAAACAGAATTCTTGTAGATTAAGGAGAATTTCCTGCCTTTACCCTCAGAAGTGGCTTTGGTTAGAAGACAAATCAGTAAGTTGAGTGAATTTTTGGCAGGTCTTTAAATTCACTGCTTCTAGAAAATTTGCAGTGATTATAGTGTTACACTGTATGTAATGTTAGGTTTAACAAATTTTGCCCTTATTGCGTTTCATCTATCTTTCTGAGTAAGAAAAGCCAGAGGTCTAGATAGGTGACTCAGGTGGgtgtgtggtgggtgttttgttttgttttgtttttgactttcAGTAAAACTTTCTACTTTACTTAAGATGAAATAAGATATAGTACAAAACAGATCAGTCAACTGATCATTAATTGCAAATTAAATATTATAATTCTTTTGCTAATAACTGTATGATCAAAGTAGAGAAAGAGCTGTTGCACGAGATTTTCAAAAGTAGTAAAGCACAGAAATGGACAGATACTGGTAACCAGAATTAGCTGTCTTTGTGATAACCTTAATAAATAAGTCTGCGTTTGAAGAGAAGACCATGCCTTTTCCAGCTCATAGCATTAGAAGTGCTACTTCTAAAAATAGCAAACGTGAATTTTCAGAAAGCAGTACTATAGGCACAGTaccttttttaaaagggaagtgagaaagaaagagctTTTGGTGGGATCAGGAGCGCAGGCTACCTTTTCAGCCCTTTTTCACAGGCTGCATCCCTGAAAACTATGTAAAACTTGAATATTTGTACTGGTTTTGAGTGCGTGTTTACTACATGCAGAAGCTAAACAATAGATAAAATagaatgttttctgatttttcactCTGAAAACTTTAAATATGTTTGTGGCAGCTAGTGTGTTGTATTATCTTTGTGCTATGATTTGGTTGGCATCATGATTGAAAGAATCTAGTATATtagtttttttcctgtaaattagATGTTTTTCCTAGGACAGAAAATTGTAAAACTGTAGCTGTTTCTTGGAGGGTAGCTGTACATAAGCCACCACATACAAATTATGCACAAATTCATTCTGTATTGCTGTTCATGcgtttttaaatactgaataagctttttattagttttacatcacttgccttttttttccttgtatttagtGGAtcgtgttctgtttttttttttttttttttttattctaaagatATTAAATTACTTACGGTGGTATGGACTAGAACTACAGTCTACAATTGTCAATTCCATGCGAGTAAAGTGTTGCTGGGATGTGTTTCCTTCCTTCAAACAATATTTTAGAGTCAAGAAAACAGTTACTGAGAAATCTGTATGAAgcgaatatattttttcatttttagtgtgCAGTTATGGTATCTATTATCACATCACTGTTAAAGATGTTTTGGAATAAAACTAATGCTCAATCTCcaatgtgattttaaaaggtgAGTATCTTAAATGATTTACAGTATGACAAACTTCTATCTTAATTACTTCAAAGGAAACATATATTGAAATACGATGACTACACCATTAACGTACACCTACTTATTGTAGATACCTTGGCTTAGAGTTTACCAGGAGATTCAAGTCACCAAAGCGTCAGTATATATTTTTGAAGCAGTGGAAAGTTTTTGACCTGTTGTGTACTATTTTAGTCCTAATTTGGTTTTATATGGTTTCAGGCTGTCCTTTCTTGCTTAGTTTAGGAATTTCAAATAGTAGAAGAGAGTAATGCTTAAGCtgatatttaaacagaaaagtatttGATTTTTCATTGCCTTGTATAattgacaaactttttttttttaaacaaaagactaAAACTAGACTGGGTGCACCTaggaaatattctttttctgaatgactttaaatttccttttctgtttaggAATTAGATAACCTTAATttagttttgctttaaaagaatgtCTAAATAGTTTTTAAACTGCTTACATAATGAATTACATGGGCTTTTTAAGCTAGCTCTTGTGTAAAAATATTTTGGCTAATTAAGCATCTGGAAGTGTGCAAGATACACTGACATTTCAGTAATCTTTAGTAAACATTTAGGTCTTGTCTCTTTCTCCAATATATAACAGGTCTATTTTGTTGGCGAATAGAGAAGGATGATGGCAGGCAATAACCAGCTTTGCATTCGACGTTGGACTACCAAGAATGTGGCCAGGTGGCTGAAAGAAGAAGGCTTCTGTGAATATGTGGATATTTTGTGCAATAGACATAGGCTAGATGGAATTACGTTACTGACACTTACTGAATATGACTTACGATCCCCTCCTTTAGAAATCAAAGTCCTAGGAGATATCAAAAGGCTAATGTTGTCCATTCGCAAACTACAAAAACAACATATTGATGTCCTAGAAGAGCTGGGTTACAGCAGTGATAGTCATCTTAGCACAGTGTGCCCTAATGTTGGTGCACTTCAAGGTACAGATTGGTTTTGTAACGGTGAAGTACCTCGAGACTATGATGGACCAGTTACTGACTTGAATGGTGATCAGTATCAATactcaaatggaaaaaacaaacactctATGCGAAGGTTGGACCCAGAGTACTGGAAGACGGTTTTAAGTTGTGTGTACGTCTTCATAGTGTTTGGCTTTACATCATTTGTTATGGTTATAGTACATGAGCGAGTACCTGACATGCAGACATATCCACCTCTGCCAGACATATTTCTAGACAGgtaagaaattttcttttaaaataaaccaataaATTGATTGTTAAAGCATAGGTTATCTGTTCTTTGTTGTCAAAAAGCTTCATATGCTCTTGAAGATGCTCCTGCAAAGTAATAGTTTGAGTATATTAGACCCTTCTGTTAAGATTGAAATGTGCCTCAGTTAGAAGTAGAAATTTAGTCTGAGCAGGGGAAAAGAAATTGAGCTGTTCTACCcagtttatatttatttctgctatttATTTCTGCTATTTATTTCAACTTTAGCTAACTACTAATAGTAATACTACAATACAGGGATTAAATTCTTCCATCCTCTCATTCCAGTATATGTGGTTTTATGAGGAACCTGCTTAAGAGATTGAACTTGCGATGTCGATAGCAAGGGGTGGTTGCTTTGCCGATAAGTCCATCTTTCAGAGAGTTAAAGAGCCTTTACTTTCTGTGAGGGGTTTGCGTAATGCTTGAGCCTCTCTCCAAagataaacttttttaaaaatctcaatcTCGTATGTATCTTGTCGTCTTTAATCACTGCAGAACTAGGAGTGAAGAGTTTGTGGAGTATTAAAGCAAACACCATTTTGTTCTTTTGAACCAAGTTAGGTACTTTGGTGTGagagaaaaggttaaaataaaggaagaaagcaggacCTGTGCCTTTGAATAGTCCTCCTGATaaaagctgcaaaggaacctTGTGGGTTAGAACCTAGCTTCATTTGTAGATGGGTTTTCTAGTTTGGCCTATCCATAGTAGTTTGTTTACATTGGAAATTAGATAGGAAGAAgaatattttctgcagaaattgcTGTCTGAGTTCCTGGAGGATGTTGAAAGTGTTTTGATTCTCTCCACCATGCCTGAGATGTGACCTTAAAATAGACCTGGATGTATTTGTATCTTGATTgctgtacattttaaaaaaaaaaaaaaaaaaaaaaaaaagtcagctgacATAGATAAGCAGCCATGTGCTTTTGCTAAATCCAGATGTTGCCATGAAATTTTTACGTATCTTTATCGAAAAATTCTTTGATGAAAGAATATCCTTGTCTTAGTTCTGAGCTGTCTGTGTGTCCCAGCAGCCCACTGATGGTTGGCTTTGTGGAGAAGGTACGCTCTCTTCTGCTTTGAGGTAGATGGTAAGCTAAGTGCCAGTGAGCAAGAAAGTTGAAGGGTGATAGCGTTAATACTGTTTTTGTGCTCTCTCTCCAGTGTACGCTTGTTGATGATGATTTAGAGACACTCTGCAGTAGGCTTAACAGACAACACTTTTTTAACCACAGAGTATCTATTAAAACATAGTCGTGATTTATGCAGTACCTGCTCATTTTTTTTAGTGTTGAAGAAAATATTCCACTCCAGTCTGAAATGGTATACAGTCGCAGAGGTGAAATTCTAGTCATTGACTAGAAATTTGATAGGGGATAAATGGTCTATGTGCAATTACGCCATAGAGAGCTTAATGCCTAGAGAGTTTAAGGAGACAAGATAAACTGTCTAGAAGTTCAGTCTTATGTCCTTATTCCTGCCAGTAATCTCTATTTGCATTAATTGTCTTAGTGAAGTCAGTAAGGCTAATCTTTTGAGTAAGTGTGCAAAATCCACTGCAAATGTAGATATTACTTGGCAAGGATTGACTGCGCTCAGCAGAGTAGAATGGAGGAGGGAGACTGGGAGTTACAGCATTGCTGGACTCTCTTTCCAGGCACTAACATGGCATTCAGTGGGcaggaggccggaaagcagcagccCACAAAACAATGCCAGAGGATTACTGCAGAGCTAGCATTTGGGCAGTGCTTTGCTACCTCTTTGTATCAAAGGGAACGCAGAACTTTGAGGAACAAACTCTGCTGAAATGTGTCAGTCTGTATTTTGGTGAAGTTGCAGAGTGGAAATTGTTACTCGTGCCATATGTGTGCAAGAAGCTATTAAATATTTTGACAGACGAGGCTAAAAGGTTTGCATATACTGATTATCACTgaaatttaactttattttttttcctgatgcttttcTGTCCTACTTCATATATTTATGATTTTAAACTTTGCAGCATTCCGTTAATTGTGTTGACGTGGCGATCTCACATAAGCAGAATAATAGACATGATGTAAGTTAATGTGTCAGGATGGAAAAGATCATTGGGCAACTGGATGGTAAAAGAACATATCTTGGTAGGGAATCATACATGTAAATTACTAGAAAGTATCCTAGAGATTTTCTTTGACTTAGGGAATTCCATGTATATGTCTGCCAAAAATACATTATTAGAAAAAGAtaaggtaattaaaaataaatataaatcatGTTTAATCCAGTCTAGTTTTTATCAGCGTAATGCAAGTTCTGTAGTTAGAGCTTACAAATTTAAATGCCTGTTTTCTAAATACTGAGACTAGAAAGAACATTGAGGCTTTTATACTGTAAGTTAACTTTCTTGATTTGTCATTGTTTTAGTGTCCCTAGGATACCATGGGCTTTTGCTATGACCGAAGTGTGTGGTGTAATTCTTTGCTATATTTGGCTGTTGGTTCTTCTCCTTCACAAACACAGGTatgagattttatatatatatatatatatatatgtatatatatatatatatgaaaatttgAATTAACTGGTACCTTGATTCAGAGGAAGGATCGTTACTAGAATTTATGACTCTAATAGAGTCATATTAGAAGTTTATCAGcttttattattaaaaggaaaatcttAAAATGAGTTAGGGAGGATTTAGTTAAGAATGTTGACTTGCGAACCTTATGAAGGAGTGATCTGAATGTACTTTTCCACTAATTCTATGTGCAATTTCCTTCAGAACCCAAGTATTTCAAGGAGTTGTATATATTCTCATACTGTAACAATTTTGTGTATAAGAAAATTCCACAAAAATGAAATACTACGAGACAGCTGAGCCAACCTGGCAGCTTGCTGCTACTGAAGGGAGAAAGTCTATTTGTGTGTGCGTATTTTAAGTTACATTTTTACCAATTTATTGAGGGTTATCAGTTCACTAACAGAACATGTGAGTGACAAAGCTAGTACAAATGTGGTTGTAGAGGAATGGGGCTATCCCTTTTGATGGCAGTGAGCTTCTTATGTTGCCTCATCCTTTCGTACGGAACCATACCTTTACagtgtcaatttaaaaaaaaaaaaaaaaccctgcaaacttGCAACAAAGCTTGGGGAACAATAGTGAAATGATTTCATGGGATTAAGTCGGGGAGAGCTGCTTTTATCATTTTCTTAATCTAATAATACAATATATTAGGATTCTTACTATCGGTTCCTGTGTGCTCTTCCCAGATCTATACTTCTGCGAAGGCTCTGCAGCCTCATGGGGACAGTATTCTTGTTACGTTGCATTACAATGTTCGTTACCTCACTCTCTGTGCCAGGCCAGCATCTACAGTGTACTGGAAAGGTAAAAAAACAACAatactttaaaattttgtttccttccccctccccccttttttcaaATTTAATCTATGATTAAAGTTGTTGTGACCATCATGTTAGCTGTGTGTTTGTAAGAACAGTCAACCTCACCCCTCCAAAATTCCCATTATGCATGTATCCGTTCTTAGGGATTTTAGAGGCATTTTTCACTTTGGAGAGGATATAGTTATTTGGGAAAGGTAGAAGGGGGTGTTTAGGATATTTCGCAATATAAACTGGAAAGAATACGTTAGAGAAATGTGAACCGAAGGCACTGACTTAATGAGGAAGGGCTGAATATGGAGTAGTTGTGTCTTTGTCTTGTTAGATGCatggctttcaaaaaaaaaaaaactattaatatTTCACCCCTTTTAAGAAGAGGTATACAACATGGggtttcatatttttattctaaCTTTTAATTGCAATATGTTTGAGCTTAATATTGGAAGCTTGACAATGACACATTAGGAGGTAGAATACATTCCAATATACTGGTGGCAGTCTCGGTATGTAAATCACTTACCAGAAAATACTTGCTTTATATTTCAGGATTCATCAGGGGTATAATTATAGTTACTAATATGACTCGCTATGCCTCAATAAAATTCAAACATATGGTAACCTGTATTTTAATAAAAGCCCAAAATGATGAATGATATTAAGTATACTGCTAGACAGCTGTTGTTCAGTTATCAATGGCATAACTCTAAGGAGatgatgtgtttaaaaaaaaaaaattactaaaggTTCATGACACTGTCTTTTAGTTGTATGGCAATGTTTGGGCAAAACTCCAGCGGGCGTTTGCAATATGGAGTGGCTTTGGAATGACTCTGACTGGAGTACATACGTGTGGAGATTATATGTTCAGTGGCCATACTGTTGTCCTGACCATGCTCAACTTCTTTGTCACAGAATGTAAGTACAAAGTGTCAATACTTAAATGTCCTTAAGTGTTGAGAGTGTGTACTGCTTGCCATCAACCAAAGGCACGGACGGGGTGCAGCATTAGAGCTGAGAGAAATTCAGATTGCTGCACTCTTTCTCAGGTTCGTGACTATTCTCTTCCAGATGGGAAAGGAACTGCACCACGTGGGTTAGTGGAAGGATAAATAGGGCACATCAGAAAAAACATGtgagccaagaaatttggaaaggcTTTCTAGTTCGCTACTGGGAGAATACTGAGGAGGATATCGCTCATGCTTGTCTGTTCCTTATACACTTCATTACAGATCTGCCAGTGACCCCTGTCAGACACAGTCCCAGGCTAAGTGTTTCTCCAGTATAATCTGTACGGCCAACGTATCAAATCTCCAAATGAATGGGAACATATCACACAGTAGTGCTCTTCTGTAATTATGAAGTGCAATTTGATGCATTATATAGCAAGCTAAAATAGTTAGTTTGAGTTCAACTGTGATGGTATGATTGTGATGTCATAAAGCATTTATAAATCTGCTATTTTTCCCCCTTAATACTAGATAAGGCATGATTTTCATTAACAGAAGCTTGTTGGACAAGGAATTCAGGTTTGCATGTTCCTAAATAGTTTTAGGATGTTCTGTTGATCCAGAaatgaacagcagcagctgtaTTTGTAAATTAAGTGATGAAGTAATTGATCTTTACAACTTGTGCTTGTTGTCATTGAATTTATTGGACTGGTAGATATAAACAGACCTTCCAGAAGAAGGCAGTAACTTGATCACGTTTGTGGATGAAAAACTTGTCTGTAAACTTCTGTTGTCTAGGAATGGTTTAATAATAGCTCAGGTTTTTGGGATGGTCCAATTaatcacttcttttttctcttagatACGCCAAGGAGCTGGAACTTCTTGCATACCTTGTCCTGGGTCCTGAATCTCTTTGGAATCTTCTTCATTTTGGCCGCGCATGAACATTATTCTATAGATGTCTTCATTGCCTTCTACATCACTACAAGACTCTTCTTGTATTATCATACGTTGGCGAATACTAGAGCATATCAACAGAGTAGGAGAGCAAGGATCTGGTTtcctatgttttcattttttgaatgCAATGTTAATGGTACTGTTCCCAATGAGTATTGCTGGCCCTTCTCAAAGCCCACAATAATGAAGAGATTGATTGGCTGAAGAGCGTAAGGGTTAATTCGGATTTTTATGAAGCATTATGACTCACACCCTACAAGGCTAGCTGGGGGgatggaaaataacatttttcactcCGTGATCTCCTCCTGCTTGTCTCATTTCTTAGATTATTAGCCATATAACGGGATACCAATACTTCACAgggatgtgttttgtttttgcttaagtagaaaggaagacaggaatgGGTAAAGGCAATCACTGAATCATGAATATGAACCAGAAGACTTACCCTTAGTAAGGTTCTATGTGAATGTTTAAGTAACTTTAACCTCAAATACGTGCTTGTACTGAATATAACCTATCCTTTATAGGTCCAAATATTCTCCGTTATTTGACACGTCAGCCTTTATGCATACTGACTTAAAAAATTACTctgactttcttttaaaacagtcgtaagtttatcttttaaaacaaactctGTGTACACTTAGATTGAGGAGTATTGTGTTATAATGAGAAATGCAGATGTTCCTTACTGAAAGGGGGTCTCAACTGTTGAGTAACAAGTCTTAAAGAATAATTGCGTATGTAAACGGTCTGCCTACAGGATGCCAAAAAAGGAAAGTCTGCCTTGTGGGTACGTAGTGATGAtgtgttgttgtttgttttaatgagagCTTATTTAGTCAAGTCTATCAATTGTCTATGCGGTTGTTCTAGCACTTGAAGGTTTTCCCTTTGTTGTTTCAAtaaatgagttaaaaataaatgctacatCCACTGAAAGTAAAGTTAGCTTTAGTGCTTTTAAAGCCACAAGATAacttttctgtgtggttttaaTTGGTTTATATCCAAACCTATGCATGCTTTTTATGAGCAGCTCTTTAACATTGGAAGAAATATAAGTTATCTTCACATATCTTACTGTCCCGTAAATCAGTGGGGAAAATGCATGTTGGTAACTCTTCAGGAAAAGTGTAGTAGTGAGTTTTGGAGATAGTGCTCATATTgatctttgtattttaaaggtAAGTTTCATCGCTCTGGTGTCAATGATATGGTGAATATCTCTGGATATATATACACAGTATATTTGGATATATATACACAGTATGTGTTCTTCTAGCAAGTATGAAAAAAGACTAGTTCTTGAGTTGTTCATTTACTACGCTGAAAGATAAAAGTAGCATAAGCAGTTCTGGCTGTAAAAATCACTCTGAGCCCGTAATGTATAAACAAGAATCACACAGTTGGTATCTGCTCATGCAATGATTTGTAAAAAGACATTACTACCACTGGCTGAAGAGAGCTGAAATTAGGTTTATGCTGATTAGGTTAAGCCTGTTAGGTAAAAGTTGTAATTCACATGAAGTGTGTAGCCCTTTTCATTAATTACTGCAATTTCAGAATAGGTGGTATATGTGAAAGGTAGTGTAAGTCAGCCTTGGGAAGTTGCACAAAACTTTTCCAGCTTGGTACAGGCTGACTTATGACCATaatgtatgtatatttgcatGGAAAAGAATCCCTTT
The sequence above is drawn from the Struthio camelus isolate bStrCam1 chromosome 7, bStrCam1.hap1, whole genome shotgun sequence genome and encodes:
- the SAMD8 gene encoding sphingomyelin synthase-related protein 1, yielding MMAGNNQLCIRRWTTKNVARWLKEEGFCEYVDILCNRHRLDGITLLTLTEYDLRSPPLEIKVLGDIKRLMLSIRKLQKQHIDVLEELGYSSDSHLSTVCPNVGALQGTDWFCNGEVPRDYDGPVTDLNGDQYQYSNGKNKHSMRRLDPEYWKTVLSCVYVFIVFGFTSFVMVIVHERVPDMQTYPPLPDIFLDSVPRIPWAFAMTEVCGVILCYIWLLVLLLHKHRSILLRRLCSLMGTVFLLRCITMFVTSLSVPGQHLQCTGKLYGNVWAKLQRAFAIWSGFGMTLTGVHTCGDYMFSGHTVVLTMLNFFVTEYTPRSWNFLHTLSWVLNLFGIFFILAAHEHYSIDVFIAFYITTRLFLYYHTLANTRAYQQSRRARIWFPMFSFFECNVNGTVPNEYCWPFSKPTIMKRLIG